One window from the genome of Bdellovibrio sp. NC01 encodes:
- a CDS encoding flagellin has product MGLRIGTNVSALNAQKNLYMTRLNADKSMARLASGQRINQAADDAAGLAISENLKGQIRGLRQANRNANDGISLVQVAEGSLNEVSNMLIRLRELGVQASSDTIGDTERKFLDVEYQQLKSEVQRITESTKYNGYDLLNGTGGMIDIQVGVNNDAFQDRISFNAGAANSSLEALGLTAESVGTKQGAQLSLSTIDSALTSVNAIRANFGALQNRLVSTSNNLLIADENLSAANSRIRDTDVAAETSEMTRNNILLQAGVSVLGQANQSQQLALKLLG; this is encoded by the coding sequence ATGGGATTAAGAATTGGAACAAACGTGTCGGCATTGAATGCACAAAAAAACCTGTATATGACACGTCTGAACGCAGATAAATCAATGGCAAGATTGGCTTCTGGACAAAGAATCAATCAAGCTGCAGACGATGCTGCGGGACTTGCGATCAGCGAAAACTTAAAAGGACAAATTCGCGGTCTTAGACAAGCTAACCGAAATGCCAATGATGGTATCTCGTTAGTGCAAGTGGCAGAGGGTTCATTGAACGAAGTATCCAACATGCTCATTCGCTTGAGAGAGTTGGGCGTTCAAGCTTCATCTGATACTATTGGTGACACAGAAAGAAAGTTCCTAGATGTTGAGTATCAACAGTTGAAGTCAGAGGTTCAGCGTATTACTGAATCAACGAAGTACAACGGATACGATCTTCTGAACGGAACTGGTGGAATGATTGATATTCAAGTGGGCGTGAACAACGATGCTTTCCAAGATCGCATCAGTTTCAACGCAGGTGCAGCGAACTCTTCACTAGAGGCTTTGGGTCTAACTGCTGAATCAGTAGGAACGAAACAAGGTGCGCAACTAAGCTTGAGTACGATCGACTCAGCACTCACTTCGGTGAATGCGATTCGTGCAAACTTTGGTGCTCTACAAAATCGTTTGGTATCAACATCTAATAACTTGTTGATCGCAGATGAAAACTTGTCAGCAGCAAATTCGCGAATCAGAGACACTGACGTAGCGGCAGAAACATCAGAGATGACAAGAAATAACATCTTGTTGCAAGCGGGTGTATCAGTCCTAGGTCAAGCGAATCAGTCGCAACAATTGGCTTTAAAACTTTTGGGCTAA
- a CDS encoding LysR family transcriptional regulator — protein sequence MQQLYYELSVLAKAVHFKNLSAAALHVGLSQPQLSRIIAKIEDELKIVLLDRSAKRKSGWTAVAFQLAEIFEKSIRRLELEMQGISNNQMVGELHIGTLEGLSDFALKAVRLCFEEVGVKKITLDIFDLNELEANFLSGNLDLIFTSKQPGRQKFKYLMELGFQKLEEINTNKNFAVLSSFEYGRSNKKELEAYPHILVSNSLAMRKSWFEKTGGTGHMPTEAKRGRAKDAEPVLMIGSELLSPVLWENITTAISE from the coding sequence ATGCAACAACTTTATTATGAACTCAGCGTTCTAGCCAAAGCTGTTCACTTTAAAAACCTTTCAGCCGCAGCATTGCACGTGGGCTTAAGCCAACCACAACTGTCGCGCATTATCGCAAAGATCGAAGACGAGCTTAAAATCGTTCTTCTTGATCGTTCTGCAAAAAGAAAATCCGGCTGGACTGCCGTCGCTTTCCAGTTGGCAGAGATCTTTGAAAAGTCCATTCGCCGTCTTGAACTTGAAATGCAAGGGATCAGCAACAATCAAATGGTTGGCGAATTGCACATTGGCACGCTAGAAGGCCTTTCGGACTTCGCTTTGAAAGCCGTAAGACTGTGCTTTGAAGAAGTGGGCGTAAAGAAAATCACTCTAGATATCTTTGACTTGAATGAACTTGAAGCGAATTTCTTGTCAGGAAATTTGGATTTGATCTTCACTTCCAAACAACCGGGTCGTCAGAAGTTTAAATATTTGATGGAACTTGGTTTCCAAAAATTGGAAGAGATCAACACGAACAAGAACTTCGCGGTTTTAAGTTCGTTTGAATACGGTCGCTCGAATAAAAAAGAGCTTGAAGCGTATCCACACATTCTTGTTTCAAATTCTTTGGCGATGAGAAAATCGTGGTTTGAAAAAACCGGCGGTACAGGTCACATGCCTACGGAAGCGAAGCGTGGCAGAGCAAAAGATGCGGAACCCGTTTTGATGATCGGTTCGGAACTCTTAAGCCCTGTGCTTTGGGAAAATATCACAACAGCTATTTCTGAATAA
- a CDS encoding flagellin, with protein sequence MGLRINTNTASLNAQRVLWGTKIGLDKSMEKLASGFRINRAGDDAAGLAISENLKAQVRGLKQASRNAQDGISLVQVAEGSMNEISSILIRLRELSVQAASDTVGPTERQFLNVEYDQLVSEIDRISEGTEFNGTQLLAGTGSILDFQVGTRNNPEIDRISFDASKADANSAALGVNLTSVADKASAQNALAAIDQAIVSVSAMRADFGAIQNRLQSTVSNIQVSVENMSAANSRIRDVDVAEETSEMTRNNILLQAGTSVLAQANQQANVALGLLNKSFQG encoded by the coding sequence ATGGGTTTACGTATTAACACGAATACAGCTTCGTTGAACGCACAAAGAGTTTTGTGGGGCACGAAGATTGGTCTTGATAAGAGCATGGAAAAGCTTGCATCAGGATTCCGTATTAACCGCGCTGGTGACGATGCTGCCGGTCTAGCGATCTCTGAGAATTTGAAAGCTCAAGTTCGCGGTCTAAAACAAGCGTCACGCAATGCTCAAGACGGTATCTCTCTAGTCCAAGTGGCAGAGGGTTCAATGAATGAGATCTCTTCGATCTTAATCCGTTTGAGAGAGTTGTCTGTACAAGCAGCTTCTGACACTGTCGGACCGACTGAGCGTCAGTTCCTAAACGTAGAGTATGATCAACTAGTATCAGAGATCGACCGTATCTCCGAAGGTACAGAGTTCAACGGAACTCAACTTTTGGCAGGAACTGGTTCTATCTTGGACTTCCAAGTTGGTACTAGAAATAATCCAGAAATCGACCGTATCTCTTTCGACGCATCAAAAGCAGACGCTAACTCTGCAGCACTTGGTGTAAACTTGACGTCAGTAGCAGATAAAGCTTCAGCACAAAATGCTCTAGCAGCTATCGACCAAGCGATCGTAAGTGTCTCTGCAATGCGTGCAGACTTCGGTGCGATCCAAAATCGTCTTCAATCAACTGTTTCGAACATTCAAGTATCGGTTGAGAATATGTCTGCTGCTAACTCTCGTATCAGAGACGTAGACGTAGCTGAAGAGACTTCAGAAATGACTAGAAATAATATCTTGTTGCAAGCAGGTACTAGCGTACTAGCACAAGCGAACCAACAAGCTAACGTAGCACTTGGACTCTTGAACAAATCTTTCCAAGGTTAG
- a CDS encoding AarF/ABC1/UbiB kinase family protein, translating into MAERMRMSFEELGPTFVKLGQVLATRPDLVPEEYVAEFEKLHDRVQPLPFSVVEEVLKEEFGNTLYQKFASIDPEPLGSASIAQVHRARLATGEDVVIKVQRPGIILTINDDLNVLYLLADLLATYIPETRPFNPTGIVNEYFKTLELETNFVVEANNIRRFQENFAKDATIKIPKVYFDLTTERVLTMEALPGVPLSQETSLAQGGSDAKEVIRRGLGAYLKMVFHDGLFHGDLHAGNFFVLPDNHIGLIDFGVVGRLNTRTQTAIANMLLALSKEDYDRLAFEYVDLAPFSDKVNSDLFAKELRELIAPYYGLTLKNVNLGKILMRSSGIAARHHIQVPTELMMFFKSIVSIEGIGRKIDKDFDFLTYSLQFAGELAKTQYGPERVMNDLTQVARESRAFIHALPRQLNFFFRKINSPDHAFKIKVAEIKELKRSVEVSFNLLFLGVIISALILSSSYIFVHDTTNHVWGIPTASFVGYILAVILGLIAFVNYIRKP; encoded by the coding sequence ATGGCAGAACGCATGCGAATGAGTTTCGAAGAGCTCGGCCCGACATTCGTAAAATTGGGACAAGTATTAGCGACTCGTCCCGATTTAGTTCCCGAAGAATACGTCGCTGAGTTCGAAAAATTGCACGATCGTGTGCAGCCCCTACCCTTCTCTGTTGTCGAAGAAGTCCTTAAAGAAGAATTCGGAAATACTCTTTATCAAAAATTTGCATCCATTGATCCCGAGCCTTTAGGTTCAGCAAGTATCGCGCAAGTCCATCGTGCGCGTCTGGCAACGGGTGAAGATGTCGTCATTAAAGTACAACGCCCCGGCATTATTCTTACGATTAATGACGATTTGAATGTGTTGTACCTATTGGCCGATCTTTTAGCGACTTATATTCCGGAAACCCGCCCGTTCAATCCAACAGGTATCGTGAATGAGTATTTTAAAACACTGGAACTTGAAACCAACTTCGTCGTTGAAGCAAATAACATTCGCCGCTTCCAAGAAAACTTCGCCAAAGATGCGACGATCAAAATTCCGAAAGTTTATTTCGACCTAACGACCGAGCGAGTTCTGACAATGGAAGCATTGCCAGGAGTTCCGTTAAGCCAAGAAACTTCATTGGCTCAAGGTGGTAGTGACGCGAAAGAAGTTATTCGTCGCGGTTTAGGTGCTTATCTTAAGATGGTTTTCCATGACGGACTTTTCCACGGTGATTTACACGCAGGAAACTTTTTCGTCCTTCCCGACAATCACATAGGGCTTATTGATTTCGGCGTTGTCGGTCGCTTAAATACGCGCACACAAACGGCTATCGCGAATATGCTTTTAGCTTTATCGAAAGAAGACTATGACCGTTTGGCGTTTGAATATGTCGATCTGGCTCCGTTTTCAGACAAAGTGAATAGTGATTTGTTCGCGAAAGAATTGCGTGAATTGATTGCGCCTTATTACGGACTGACACTAAAGAACGTGAACTTGGGCAAAATCCTTATGCGTTCTTCTGGAATCGCGGCTCGCCATCATATTCAAGTTCCAACTGAACTGATGATGTTCTTTAAATCGATTGTTTCGATTGAAGGCATTGGTCGCAAAATCGATAAAGACTTCGACTTCCTGACGTACTCTTTGCAATTTGCAGGGGAACTGGCGAAGACTCAATACGGACCAGAGCGTGTGATGAATGACCTGACACAGGTTGCGCGTGAATCGCGTGCGTTCATTCATGCGCTTCCACGACAGTTGAATTTCTTCTTCAGAAAGATCAACAGTCCCGATCACGCATTTAAAATTAAAGTGGCAGAGATTAAAGAGCTTAAACGTTCCGTTGAGGTTTCGTTTAATTTATTATTCTTGGGCGTGATTATCTCTGCTTTGATTTTAAGTTCGTCTTATATTTTCGTCCACGATACTACGAATCATGTCTGGGGTATTCCGACTGCGAGTTTTGTCGGTTATATCCTGGCTGTGATTTTGGGTCTAATAGCATTCGTAAACTATATTAGAAAGCCCTGA
- a CDS encoding DUF2252 family protein yields MKSILTPARTHMVMNILTAFALLAPASAFAAGEVCTTIFGATDSQGVQLKIDGTWRKYDGSLFMAFRANAPHFWNWLRDNQIPLLQPRGTVTGDPHIQNFGDVALKDGGRKYALIDVDDSGMNAPLAGDFLRYFVGNQISPFKVDAKDLFKAYVDGVSGKKMDKPDYLKQVEDKSDKDFADRQLKRISKLSNGRNFSPDAEVTPIPNTSAEIRALYEQVLPAFQNEMTGYEILDVGYRTKDSGGSQGLPRFWFLLEKKGERHVFEFKMETDPATALYTHQPDALTRFKNIADTYRPSQEVLGPYKFLQIGDKVFLLRERLYSYVNLDPALMTADKDKKDAQEMSLYIANKMGLAHGQQQMGGELKKRLEADGAYDSFTSLAVQYITNISKANQ; encoded by the coding sequence ATGAAGTCCATTTTAACGCCTGCTCGCACCCATATGGTGATGAACATTTTGACAGCTTTCGCCCTATTGGCGCCTGCTTCGGCGTTTGCGGCTGGCGAGGTTTGCACCACTATTTTTGGCGCCACCGATTCACAAGGTGTACAGCTAAAAATCGACGGCACGTGGAGAAAATACGACGGCAGTCTGTTCATGGCTTTCCGTGCGAATGCACCGCACTTTTGGAATTGGCTGCGTGATAATCAAATCCCACTTCTTCAACCACGCGGCACCGTCACAGGTGATCCGCACATTCAAAATTTCGGCGACGTCGCTCTTAAAGACGGTGGAAGAAAATATGCGCTCATCGATGTCGATGACAGTGGTATGAATGCGCCCCTTGCCGGTGATTTCTTGCGCTATTTCGTCGGCAATCAAATCTCTCCATTTAAAGTCGACGCAAAAGACTTATTCAAAGCTTATGTTGATGGAGTTTCGGGCAAAAAAATGGATAAGCCTGATTACTTAAAACAAGTTGAAGACAAATCAGATAAAGATTTCGCCGATCGCCAGCTAAAAAGAATTTCTAAACTTTCAAATGGCAGAAATTTTTCGCCCGATGCCGAAGTAACTCCGATTCCAAATACTTCGGCAGAGATTCGTGCCTTATATGAACAAGTTCTTCCTGCATTTCAAAATGAAATGACGGGTTATGAAATCTTAGACGTCGGTTACCGCACTAAAGACAGTGGCGGCAGCCAAGGTCTTCCACGTTTTTGGTTCTTGTTAGAGAAAAAAGGCGAACGCCATGTCTTTGAATTTAAAATGGAAACAGATCCCGCGACAGCTCTCTACACACACCAGCCTGACGCTTTAACGCGTTTTAAAAACATCGCGGATACTTATCGCCCGTCTCAAGAAGTGCTCGGTCCTTACAAGTTTTTGCAAATTGGCGACAAGGTCTTTTTGTTACGCGAAAGACTTTATTCCTACGTGAATCTTGATCCGGCTTTAATGACCGCTGATAAAGACAAAAAAGATGCTCAAGAGATGTCGTTGTATATTGCAAACAAAATGGGTCTTGCTCACGGTCAACAACAAATGGGTGGCGAGCTAAAAAAACGACTCGAAGCCGACGGAGCTTATGACAGCTTCACGTCCCTAGCTGTTCAATACATCACTAATATCTCTAAAGCGAATCAATAA
- the rnr gene encoding ribonuclease R, with protein MQKKQILPGTIKRHPDGFGFFIADDKDQPDVYIPRNSMEGIMTNDKVMVEVYPEKGGERFRGEIVKIISRGTKTFVGRFFKLNDKFGILRDEGKGWGQDLKIKIEDSMGAKDKELVAAEAISYPEDGKGFTGKVTAVIGDALDPLTDIKRVILSSNIPQEFSKETLEEATHYKEVPEEKDFKGRKDLRHLDLITIDGATAKDFDDAVYVETNNEGFLLYVAIADVSHYVQVGSAIDRDAYERGTSVYFPNFVVPMLPEVLSNGLCSLNPHVPRLCVVAEMQFDFTGEMTGSDFYEAVMESKSRVTYGEAQEVIDGNKVEKHEHVREGILRLADLAKILMAKRFKDGSLDLEIPETELVIDGAGVPIDIQRSERLFSHRLIEEMMLAANVAVAKFLHSRDVPALYRIHEPPNEQAIHILEKYLMTFGGKTKLNQGKLQKRLTKALEEFENRPEAQILNILALRSMSQAKYSPNNVGHFGLGFEFYAHFTSPIRRYPDLIIHRLLKNQVVKSNQYRLMSEDDLATAGTILSAAEQRSTKAERQVQSIKKARFMEKFIGQEFDGIISSVAKFGIFVLLREYDCDGLIRLDDLGNDKWEYDEENIRLVARRSGFSFNIGDAIRIQVAAADPELGQVSFVKAGLEKDEDDEMDELDERTDAQKSSEKYLNKLRKNSKNEKSRDERDYPRIHNKNGDRKDRGSDRRDRNARPDRNDRQEKVRGESGSRHEMGPRSERRGGKSGREETFSDRGVKPSRFAGKQGNKSKFFRDSREDESGQAEKVRKASQSFRPVDREDDARKGPDENLLRMILGPAEYRKSKGEDSADKPKLSKKLMFAEQSKLRDNNENSEKNSDSLKDRKSDRKNPKERRSSKNDSGGVRKARVSQGRGKGKTR; from the coding sequence ATGCAGAAGAAACAAATTCTCCCAGGCACAATCAAAAGACATCCAGACGGTTTCGGATTTTTCATCGCAGACGACAAAGACCAACCAGACGTATATATCCCACGCAATTCCATGGAAGGCATCATGACGAACGATAAAGTCATGGTGGAGGTTTATCCAGAAAAAGGCGGCGAACGTTTTCGCGGTGAAATCGTAAAAATTATCTCTCGCGGAACTAAAACATTTGTAGGACGCTTCTTTAAACTGAACGATAAATTCGGAATCCTTCGTGACGAAGGCAAAGGCTGGGGTCAGGATCTTAAAATCAAAATTGAAGACTCCATGGGCGCCAAAGACAAAGAGTTGGTTGCTGCCGAAGCCATCAGCTATCCCGAAGACGGCAAAGGTTTCACTGGTAAAGTGACGGCCGTTATCGGCGACGCCCTTGATCCATTGACTGATATCAAACGCGTGATTCTTTCAAGCAACATCCCACAAGAGTTCTCGAAAGAAACTTTGGAAGAGGCGACTCATTATAAAGAGGTGCCGGAAGAGAAAGACTTTAAAGGTCGTAAAGATCTTCGCCACCTAGACCTGATCACAATCGACGGCGCGACAGCGAAAGACTTCGACGACGCCGTTTACGTTGAAACAAATAACGAAGGCTTTCTATTATATGTAGCGATTGCTGACGTTAGCCATTACGTGCAGGTCGGTTCCGCGATTGATCGCGATGCTTATGAGCGCGGGACTTCGGTTTACTTCCCTAATTTCGTTGTCCCGATGTTGCCTGAAGTTCTAAGTAACGGTTTATGCTCTCTGAATCCTCACGTCCCTAGATTGTGTGTGGTTGCTGAGATGCAGTTCGACTTCACGGGTGAAATGACAGGATCTGATTTCTATGAAGCCGTCATGGAAAGTAAATCTCGCGTTACTTACGGTGAGGCCCAAGAAGTTATCGACGGCAATAAAGTAGAAAAACACGAACATGTTCGTGAAGGCATTCTACGCCTTGCCGATTTAGCTAAGATTTTAATGGCAAAACGCTTTAAAGATGGCTCGCTGGACCTAGAAATCCCTGAAACAGAGCTTGTCATCGACGGCGCCGGCGTACCGATTGACATTCAAAGATCTGAACGTCTGTTTTCACATCGTTTGATTGAAGAGATGATGTTGGCAGCAAACGTCGCGGTTGCAAAATTCTTGCACTCGCGTGATGTACCGGCTTTGTATCGTATCCACGAACCACCTAACGAGCAGGCGATTCATATCCTTGAAAAGTATTTGATGACGTTCGGTGGAAAAACGAAGTTAAACCAAGGCAAATTGCAAAAGCGTTTAACGAAAGCTTTGGAAGAGTTTGAAAACCGTCCTGAAGCGCAGATCTTAAACATCCTTGCACTTCGTTCGATGAGCCAAGCGAAATACAGCCCGAATAACGTCGGCCACTTCGGTCTAGGCTTTGAGTTCTACGCGCACTTCACTTCTCCGATCCGTCGTTATCCTGACTTGATCATTCACCGCTTGCTTAAAAACCAAGTTGTGAAAAGCAATCAATACCGTTTGATGAGCGAAGACGATCTTGCAACAGCGGGAACAATTCTTTCCGCGGCAGAACAACGTTCAACGAAAGCAGAACGCCAAGTTCAATCGATTAAAAAAGCTCGCTTCATGGAAAAATTCATCGGCCAAGAGTTTGATGGCATCATCAGCTCGGTTGCGAAATTCGGTATTTTCGTTTTATTACGTGAATACGATTGCGATGGTTTGATCCGTCTTGATGATCTTGGCAACGATAAGTGGGAGTACGACGAAGAAAATATTCGCCTTGTTGCCCGCCGCTCTGGCTTTTCTTTCAATATCGGTGATGCCATTCGCATTCAAGTGGCGGCAGCCGATCCTGAACTAGGCCAAGTCAGCTTCGTAAAAGCAGGTCTAGAAAAAGATGAAGATGATGAGATGGATGAACTTGATGAGCGCACAGACGCACAAAAAAGTTCTGAAAAATATCTTAATAAGCTTCGTAAGAATTCTAAAAATGAAAAATCACGTGATGAACGCGATTACCCGCGCATTCATAACAAGAACGGCGATCGAAAAGATCGCGGTAGCGATCGTCGTGATCGCAACGCACGTCCTGATCGCAATGACCGTCAGGAAAAAGTTCGTGGTGAAAGCGGATCTCGTCACGAGATGGGTCCACGCAGTGAACGTCGTGGTGGAAAATCCGGCCGCGAAGAAACATTCTCTGATCGTGGTGTAAAACCATCTCGCTTCGCTGGCAAACAAGGCAATAAATCCAAATTCTTCCGTGACAGTCGTGAGGATGAATCTGGACAAGCTGAAAAAGTGCGCAAAGCTTCGCAAAGTTTCCGTCCTGTTGACCGCGAAGACGATGCACGCAAGGGTCCTGACGAAAACTTGTTACGCATGATCTTGGGACCTGCAGAGTATCGCAAGTCTAAGGGCGAGGATTCAGCAGACAAACCTAAGCTCAGTAAAAAATTGATGTTTGCCGAACAATCTAAACTCCGAGATAATAACGAGAATTCGGAGAAGAACAGTGACAGCCTTAAAGACCGGAAGTCAGATAGGAAAAACCCTAAAGAACGCCGCTCGTCTAAGAACGATAGTGGGGGTGTTCGCAAAGCACGGGTTTCACAAGGTCGCGGAAAAGGTAAAACTCGGTAA